A genomic stretch from Longimicrobium terrae includes:
- a CDS encoding serine/threonine-protein kinase, which yields MAGLEGLLTGHTLVKRYTIEQVIGRGGFAVVYQALDKRLNRPVAVKVITLTAVDEGLREQMRERLQKEARAAASLPHHPNLVTVHDVGTDPQLGLDFLVMEMLWGQNLSQYFTHHGRPNLHDGLRILRDAAEGLAIGHRAGLIHRDVKPANIFLAEPASDDEPTRVCLLDYGIAQAVEDDATVTRGANTPLSPAYASPEQLAGARDLTAATDVFSLGVVGYQLLTNERPFATKAGEAPTSWTVRRPIRAFNSRVPAAVEAVLMRAMSESPADRYPDAAAFAEALDAAQRPDDVTAVAPAPAIVAPVAASAPPVDIQPVAAPPADDVTALAPAPPPIREEAPRRPVPAAVSSPRAMPPLRPAAPARKGGSGLIIGIVLALLVGAGAMWAMFGRGDGDEQQAADRPARDTAAVTQPADPSPTDVTGTMTVDSAAVDVPPVSTGEPSATETEPGIATGVNPTFPAVEPSPSAPRPSAPVSRPAPSQPAATRPQPATPAQPQPRPTTPAPRPTTPTQPRPRPTTPVEREPEPTPPPAQPQPEPPEPQPPVPQPSPPVYTPIPAPTPRTEPVDTIFFPSTPPNGTRGR from the coding sequence ATGGCGGGATTGGAAGGCCTGCTCACCGGCCACACGCTGGTGAAGCGCTACACCATCGAGCAGGTGATTGGCCGCGGCGGGTTCGCCGTGGTCTACCAGGCGCTGGACAAGCGGCTGAACCGGCCCGTGGCCGTAAAGGTCATTACGCTCACCGCGGTGGACGAGGGGCTGCGCGAGCAGATGCGCGAGCGCCTGCAGAAGGAGGCGCGCGCGGCCGCCAGCCTGCCGCACCATCCCAACCTGGTGACGGTGCACGACGTGGGCACCGATCCGCAGCTGGGGCTGGACTTTCTGGTGATGGAAATGCTCTGGGGCCAGAACCTGTCCCAGTACTTCACCCATCACGGCCGCCCCAACCTGCACGATGGCCTGCGCATCCTGCGCGACGCGGCGGAGGGCCTCGCCATCGGTCACCGCGCCGGCCTCATCCACCGCGACGTCAAGCCGGCCAACATCTTTCTGGCCGAGCCCGCCTCGGACGACGAGCCCACGCGCGTGTGCCTGCTGGACTACGGGATCGCGCAGGCCGTGGAAGACGACGCCACCGTAACGCGGGGCGCCAACACGCCGCTTTCCCCGGCCTACGCCAGCCCCGAGCAGCTGGCCGGCGCGCGCGACCTGACCGCCGCCACGGACGTGTTCAGCCTGGGCGTGGTGGGATACCAGCTGCTCACCAACGAGCGGCCGTTCGCCACCAAGGCCGGCGAGGCGCCCACCTCGTGGACGGTGCGCCGCCCCATCCGCGCCTTCAACTCGCGCGTCCCCGCCGCGGTGGAAGCGGTGCTGATGCGGGCAATGTCGGAGTCGCCGGCGGACCGGTATCCGGACGCCGCCGCCTTTGCCGAAGCGCTGGATGCGGCCCAGCGTCCGGATGACGTCACCGCCGTTGCGCCCGCGCCGGCCATCGTGGCGCCCGTGGCGGCTTCCGCGCCTCCAGTCGACATCCAGCCCGTGGCCGCGCCGCCGGCCGACGACGTGACTGCGCTGGCTCCCGCGCCGCCGCCCATCCGCGAGGAAGCCCCTCGCAGGCCGGTCCCCGCGGCCGTGTCGTCGCCGCGCGCCATGCCGCCGCTGCGTCCAGCCGCGCCCGCGCGTAAGGGCGGAAGCGGGTTGATCATCGGCATCGTGCTGGCGCTGCTGGTGGGTGCGGGCGCCATGTGGGCCATGTTCGGCCGGGGCGATGGGGATGAACAGCAGGCGGCGGATCGCCCCGCGCGCGACACCGCGGCGGTCACGCAGCCCGCCGATCCGTCGCCCACGGACGTGACGGGAACGATGACGGTGGATTCCGCCGCGGTGGACGTTCCGCCGGTCAGCACGGGCGAGCCGTCCGCCACGGAGACGGAGCCGGGGATCGCCACGGGCGTGAACCCCACCTTTCCCGCCGTGGAGCCGTCGCCGTCCGCGCCGCGGCCCAGCGCGCCCGTGAGCCGTCCCGCGCCCTCGCAGCCGGCCGCGACGCGTCCGCAGCCGGCGACGCCCGCGCAGCCCCAGCCGCGTCCCACGACCCCGGCGCCGCGTCCCACGACGCCCACGCAGCCGCGCCCGCGTCCTACGACGCCGGTGGAGCGCGAGCCGGAGCCCACGCCGCCGCCGGCCCAGCCGCAGCCCGAGCCGCCCGAGCCGCAGCCGCCGGTGCCGCAGCCGTCGCCGCCGGTGTACACGCCCATCCCGGCGCCCACGCCGCGAACCGAACCGGTGGACACCATCTTCTTTCCGTCCACTCCGCCAAACGGAACGCGCGGCAGGTAA
- a CDS encoding GNAT family N-acetyltransferase, which produces MEYRKAVDADVPLLADINRQLIEDEWDGGGMSMERLEARMRRWLEEGDYQATLFIENGQTVAYSLVSVDDEDDSAFIRHFFVLREHRGGGVGKRAIALLMAEIIPPSARVTLDVLASNGGGHHFWKSVGFQDYAIRMERLPVAEKSSGG; this is translated from the coding sequence ATGGAATATCGCAAGGCGGTTGATGCAGACGTACCGCTGCTGGCCGACATCAACCGGCAGCTGATCGAGGACGAGTGGGACGGCGGCGGAATGTCGATGGAGCGGCTGGAGGCACGGATGCGCCGCTGGCTGGAAGAGGGTGATTATCAGGCCACCCTGTTCATCGAAAACGGACAGACGGTGGCGTACTCGCTGGTGAGCGTGGATGACGAGGACGACTCGGCGTTCATCCGCCACTTCTTTGTGCTGCGCGAGCACCGCGGCGGCGGCGTGGGCAAGCGAGCGATTGCACTGCTGATGGCGGAAATCATCCCGCCGAGCGCGCGGGTGACGCTGGACGTGCTGGCCAGCAACGGGGGCGGGCATCACTTCTGGAAATCCGTGGGATTCCAGGATTATGCGATCCGGATGGAACGGCTGCCCGTGGCGGAAAAGAGCTCGGGCGGCTGA
- a CDS encoding aminotransferase class III-fold pyridoxal phosphate-dependent enzyme, whose translation MIETLSGTALPSVPVPPPGPRSRELAAELARWESPNVTYLADDFPVFWDEARGSNVRDVDGNVFLDLTSAFAVTGIGHGHPRVVSAIQTQAGRLLHGMGDVHPPAIKVDLLRALAEVAPGGLNRSILANSGAEAVEAALKTAVMATGKPRVLAFHGSYHGLTYRALSVSGREDFRAPFQAQLGSGTVFVPYPYAYRSPFDGDADAIGEQTLRYIRHVLDTPGTAHEGIGAILVEPIQARGGDIVPPDAFLPGLRQICDERGLLLILDEVYTGFGRTGKWFACEHWGVVPDLMLVGKGLTGGFPFAACTGTDAVMQAWPKSGGEAIHTSTFLGHPVGCAAALAAISVLRDEGLVERSAAVGERMRARLAEIGADHPHIGEVRGRGMMIGVEMVRDRTSRAPAPELSGRLMVEGLRRGLLLLGGGIHGNVLSLSPPFVMTDAQVDHALGAIEEILAGMR comes from the coding sequence GTGATCGAAACGCTGTCCGGAACCGCCCTGCCCTCCGTTCCCGTGCCGCCGCCGGGGCCGCGTTCGCGCGAGCTTGCGGCGGAGCTGGCGCGATGGGAATCGCCCAACGTCACGTACCTGGCCGACGACTTCCCGGTTTTCTGGGATGAAGCACGCGGCTCCAATGTGCGCGACGTGGATGGAAACGTGTTCCTCGACCTCACCTCCGCGTTCGCGGTGACGGGAATCGGGCACGGGCATCCACGCGTAGTTTCCGCCATCCAGACGCAGGCGGGAAGGCTGCTGCACGGGATGGGCGACGTGCATCCGCCGGCCATCAAGGTGGATCTGCTGCGCGCGCTGGCCGAGGTGGCGCCCGGCGGGCTGAACCGGAGCATTCTCGCCAACTCCGGCGCGGAAGCGGTGGAAGCGGCGCTCAAGACGGCCGTGATGGCCACGGGAAAGCCGCGCGTGCTGGCTTTTCACGGCAGCTACCACGGGCTGACGTACCGCGCGCTGTCGGTAAGCGGGCGGGAAGATTTCCGCGCACCTTTTCAGGCACAGCTGGGCTCGGGGACGGTGTTCGTGCCGTACCCGTATGCTTACCGCTCGCCGTTTGATGGGGATGCGGACGCGATCGGAGAGCAGACGCTGCGGTACATCCGCCACGTGCTGGACACGCCGGGGACCGCGCACGAGGGGATCGGCGCAATCCTGGTGGAGCCGATTCAGGCGCGCGGCGGCGACATCGTTCCGCCGGACGCGTTCCTTCCCGGATTGCGCCAGATCTGCGACGAGCGCGGGCTGCTGCTCATCTTGGACGAGGTCTACACCGGATTCGGGCGCACGGGAAAGTGGTTCGCGTGCGAGCACTGGGGCGTGGTGCCGGACCTGATGCTCGTGGGAAAAGGGCTGACGGGCGGATTTCCGTTTGCCGCCTGCACCGGTACGGACGCGGTGATGCAGGCGTGGCCGAAGTCAGGCGGAGAGGCCATCCACACCTCCACCTTTCTGGGCCACCCGGTGGGATGCGCCGCCGCACTTGCCGCCATCTCCGTGCTGCGCGACGAGGGCCTGGTGGAACGCAGCGCGGCAGTCGGCGAGCGGATGCGGGCGCGGCTGGCGGAGATCGGCGCGGACCACCCGCACATCGGAGAGGTGCGCGGCCGGGGGATGATGATCGGTGTGGAGATGGTGCGCGACCGGACCTCCCGCGCGCCCGCGCCGGAGCTGTCCGGCCGGCTGATGGTGGAAGGGCTGCGCCGCGGGCTGCTGCTGCTCGGCGGCGGAATTCACGGCAACGTGCTCTCCCTTTCTCCGCCATTCGTGATGACGGATGCACAGGTGGACCACGCGCTCGGCGCCATCGAAGAGATCCTGGCCGGGATGCGTTAG